The genomic segment ATAGAAAATTCATCAATTGCAGCAAACATCAGTTCGAAGCGTGAGTGTTTTTTCAGTTGGGAGACTAAATCAGTTCCCTCTTTTTTCGCCTTCTTTTCGAATTTTGGCAGGATGTCTTCTTTTTGTTCTGATGCTTTCTCGATCTCGTCTTGTGTTTTTCCATTTTCAAAGTCTTTAATAATCAATTGTAAAAGACTATCCACAACCAAAATGCGACTTTCAGGTATCACATTTTTGTATAGTCGTTTAGCCTCAACATGCAGCCTCTCCACGTCATCGTTTGAATAGAGTCCTGCATGGGTCAAAATCAGAAAAAGCGTCTCTTTGCTGCGGTTGGTGATTACGGAATCGACAAACCTTCTAAAAGATTCAGATTCAATGGGCTTTATGGGATGCACAAACAAAATCGCATTAGCCTCTTCAAAGAATCGGAATGATACATCCTGCACACCTCCGATTGCATTGACCCCGGGACTATCAACAATCCTTAGCTCGTCAAAATCCCATTTCAAAGGATAGCCAAACTCAATCTCAACGGGGATTTTATCTTTTGTTTTTTCCAAAATATATTTTTCAATAACGCTATGCTTATCCTGAAGATGTTCACCGGTCTTTTGTTCCAGATATTTTACAAAGTCTTCATTGATTGTTAAGACACCATCACATGCAATAATGTAATCGTCTATCAATGTGGTCGGTATCTGACGATACTCATCATGGATTTTGCAGATTTCATGCAGACGCTCATTTATTTTGTCTATACCGGTGGTTTCCAGGTCGCTATCTATAAGTTCATTTTTCCCATCCGCATATTTGACTTTCAAAAATGATGTTTCTGATTTTGAAACTTCCACAATGGCACTTGATGCCTGAAGGACATCGGAAGGAAGGATTTCCGCTCCCAAAAGTGCGTTGATAAATGTTGACTTGCCAGCTTTCACCTCCCCGGCTACCGCCAGGGTAAACTTCCCTTTTCTTAATGAATCAATTCTGTTTTCAAGAAATTTAATATCAATACCATCATCAAGATCACCCCTTTTTGTTTTGTATTTATTAAAAAGGTCAATCACATTGTCTTTATGGGCCTTGTATTGTTTACCGATCATTTGTTTTTCCTTGTCTTTTGTCGACTAATATGCAAATCTGCATGTTATCCGACCTTGTTCTAATATAAATTTCATTATCTTATTATCAGCTTGAAGACATATTTTCAATTAAAAAAACAACCGTTGCCAATGCTTTTATTTTGCCCAATCTTGCGAAAAAGTAGTTAAAATTTTAACACCGGTATCAAAAATAAATATCCCGTATTAAATAATTCAAAACTCATTCACAAAAACATCCCTGACCTCTTTTTCCTGAATGCAGAGATAATCCAGAGTTTGACGCTGGCTGGCATGATTAAAACACTGGCACAAGCGGTTTGTCCTGTAAAAGATTTTTTGATGAGTTTGACATCTTTAAATTTCCGGATCGGTTCAACCTTAATTCGGCTGCCTTTTTTGTGATGATTAAAATTCTGGCCTTTTTCCATAGCTGATATTTTCCAAAAGTTAAGGAAACTGATTCATACTATTTTATATTAATAAATATAAAAATTACATAGAAAACTTAATAAAAAATATCAGAAGGGTTTGGATAAATCAAGTAATAAATGGTTTAAGATATTGAAAAATATTGAAATAATGGTTTTTTTGGTTTCCTTGGCTTTTGTTAAAAGTTAACGAAAATACATTTCTCTCTTTTCTCCCTCTCAACTATCCCAACTGCCCACTGAAAAATCATACGATTTTAATCAAATCCAACAAGTTTAACTATTACTGTGGACACCAAAGAATGTAATAACTTTATGTGCTAATCCCTTTCAGGATAAGTTCACAGCCTGATAATTCATTACATTCTTTGATGTCCGGGATAATAGTATTATCATATAAAAATAAGGCCGACTCGTTGAGACAATCATCAGATATCAACCTCATTTTCCTTATCAAACAGGCTTCCAAGCTGTTCAAAGGCTTCCTCATCCACTATTCCTTCCTCGCTCTTTTCAGTGAGTTCAGTGTCATCTGCTATGGATTCTTTTTTAATGCTGATTTCTTCCATTGATGAATCCGAGGTAAATGACAGGCCGCCGGAGCGGCATCTGTCATAAAATCCTACTGATCTCATATACATTCTAAAGGCGGATATGGCTGTTATATGAACCTCTGTTTTTTTTAATCCGCTGAAGAATTCGATTAAATCCTTTTCATTTTCAGGGTTGAATTTTATCTGCAGCCCCATTCTTTTTTTTGCCATATATGCCTGCCTTTGTTAAATTTTCTGCTGTTTTAGTGAATCCGATTTTTCCAGCATCAGGCCGAAGCGGAAAAATCCCTTTGCATTGGAAAGTTCAGGCTGGGGAAGTATAACAATCTGATCTTTATGGAGTTTAAGAAAATTTCCTGCATTTTTAAAATAATAGCTCCCTCCTCCACAGATAAGAATTTTTTTCATCCGGTTTATCCTTCCTTCCCAGCGTTTTAAAACTTCAGGTTCAATTCTTTTATAAATATGATCGGAAACCAGCTTTTCAACCTGGTCTGAAAGATCATACTCCTTTCCCCTGAACTCAAAAGGCTGTCCCCTGAGACCAGGTTCAAGAAACTCAAGCTCCTCTTTATCATATTTCTGCCTGATATGGGACTGAAGTTTTTCCAGCACGGTTCTCATGCCCGTGTCTTCTGAAAGTTCCTCTTTTTCACCGATAAACTGCCCCTTTTCAAAAAGCACAAAATCAGTAGTCCTGTATCCTACATCCAGAATGCCGTGAAGTTTTTTGTAACCGTTTTTTTCCTGAATAAGACCTTTATCCGTTAAAGTTTCAGAAAAAAAGGCACCGCTGCCCTGGGGCAGAATCTTTACCTCTTTTGCAGAAAACCGGCATATTTTGTTGTTGTATGAAAATTCAATACCGGACAGGGCAGTTTTTTTCATGTGGCTGATATTTTCAGGATAAAAGTGTCCCGGGGCAAGTCCAAGAATCAGGCGCTTAATACGAATGTTATCATTCCCGTTGAAAATGCCAGTATCAATCAGTGCCTTGCCAATGCACAGCCAGTAGGTCTTATCTTTGACATAATCCCGGAAATCCCTGCGGATAAAGCTGTCCTGATATGCAAGAGCCTCTTCTCCTACATAAAATCTTTCACCTTCAATGCCATAGACCGAATGATTATTCAAGCCCCTGTTATCTCTACCGGCTTCTGCAAAGATTCTGGGAAAGCATATGGTTTTAATGGATTCATCACCGTTTTTCAGACAAACTTTAGCCTGTCCGAATCCGATGTCCATTCCTGCAATGATTTTTTTCATTTGGTTCCTCCCTTTGTTTACATAAAAAAGTTGGTTAGAAATAATTAATCAATATCTGATATGGATTATCAGGAGGTTTAATAATGTTATGAATCACTGGTTAATTTTTTATTGAATAGTATCTGTCCGTTTTTGAACATTATTCTTTAACAGTGATATTAAACAATTATTAATTCTCTCCATACTTGTCAATGAAAAATGTTGATGTAAATAATTATTTATATAATTGATTTATAAAACTTTTATAGATCAATTATAATTGATTAATTAACTTTCAGATTAAGATATTTTATTTTCCGGTTTAATAATCAATAAATGATTTATAAGACTGGTTTATAATAATGGTTTTGTTCGATTGATTCAAATATAGTGATCTGGAGGTGAATTAGTGCCGTTGAATAAATTATTTAATAATTGTTTTATATAATTTATTAGAAGGGATATTGAAGAGATAATAGAGAAATTATTTATAACATTGGTAAGATCAATGGTTGAAAAACAAAATATCAAAATTTTGATGAGATTTATTTATAAAAAATTATCGGAGTCCAGATGCAGTCTTTAAAGATATTATAGCCTCTTCCATTCCAATCCGGTTATCTTCGCTAATATCGGCATCAATATTTATTGGTGAAGATAATTCTGCTACATCGGCCACTATCTGCAATGATAGAATTGTATCTTTGATATCAACAAATCCATCTCCGTTTACATCGCAGGAAAGTATCATGGTTATATTTTCCATGATTACTTCATTTTCCCGGATCGTCACTTGTATGCTTTGTGCTTTATATTTATCGTGTTCTATTGTCAGAACATAACTTCCAACCCCGTTTTTAATGGAGTAGTATCCGTTTTCTCTGCTCAAATCAGATCCTCCTCCGTTAGTTGTAATAACTGCATATGTAATCGGCTGGCCGATTATGTCTGTAATTGTGCCTTGAACATTTCCGAAAACTTCTCCTATGGGTTGATAGATTTCAAGATCATATGTTACGTTTTCCCCGGAAATATTCGGGTCAAAGTTTCTTATTTTTACAAAATAAAGAGCATTCTCCATACATGTCCAGTCCAGAAATCTGTTTTTGCCTGCACCTTCACTATCTTCTAAGAGTGTTAGAAGGACTGGCCCATCTTTTACGAACTTATGTACTTCAATTACCGGATTGCAAATTGTACTCGGATTATCCGTTTTAATTTTATATATGTTTCCGGCTATTCCGAAAAATCTTACCCAATCCGTATCTTCGGGTGCATGGAAATTATGGTTTTGAATTTCATCATTTATAAGAATTGCAGGTGCAAGATTGAATATGTTATCATCTTCATATTTATCACTTTCCAGGTATAATCCCTGCCGGGTTACGGTGGTTCTTGCAGGAGGGCATATATACCCTTCAAGATTTTCTGCTCTGATGTTAACAATATAAGTTCCAGTTCCTGTAAATCCTGTATAAGTGTTTTCATAAATGCCGTCATGTTCAGGGTCATACAGATCAGTTTCAACCACTTCTCCAGATAAATCAGGGGAGATTATTTCTGCCCATACCCGACTGATTTCAGAGATTTCAATGCTTTTATTTATAGATGCCCACAGATCTGCACTTATCTGTGAACCATACAAAATCTGATCTTCAGATACACTGACGACATACTTTGTTCCCTTTTCCACACTTGTATTTCTGAAAAGAGCATAAACTCCGCTGGCATTCATGGCACAGATGGTAATTTTATATATTCCGTTCTGAGTAAAATTATTGTAGGTCCCTTCATAAATTCCATCTCCGTCTAAATCTGAAAGCTCTATTTCAGGAAGTTCTGTCACAGGAGTATCCGGCAAATCAGGATCAAAATCAGGTGGAGTGATTATAGCCCATACCCTTCGTATTTCGCTTCCGTCCTGAATATAGCTTACTCCGGCTTTAAGGGTTGCTGATGTTTCTTCATACAGACTCTGATGTTCTGATATGTCGTAAATATAAGGTATATCAATCTGAGGACTGTATTCACGGCGAATTTTCATCTGAACAGAATAATTATTATCTTCGTCTTCATTGCCAATACCGTTTCCGTTGGCATCTATAAGAGCATTCTGACAGAAATCCATCTGCTCTTTTGCATAAAAAAAAGCGCTGTCCAGATTGCTTCCATTATATACAGCATTCCAGAACCGGCTGGAAAATGAAACCTGTCCATCACCCAGAAAATATGCGGTATTTGATGATGTGCTGGCAATAACAATTCGTTCCATTTCCTCTGATGAAGATAGTTTAGGAAGAAAGCTGCCGGAATGGCATGCATCGTATATAACAGTGACAGGTATATTTAAGGCGGTTTGCAGTTCATTTAACCACTGATTCAATATATCTGCATCCAGTGATTCAGTATCGCTGATGATAAACTGTCCCTCTCTGCCATGTCCGACTATAAATAAAATCAATTCGGCAGCAGCAGGGTTCTGTATAGTCCATTGCCGGACTGCCCAGGAGATATTTGCCAGGGAAGATTTTTCATCTGCATATGAAGATGTCATATCCGGACTGAGATAATATATGCTTTCTGCTGTATATCCCTGATATAGAAGAGCTTGATATGCAAAATCTGCTGAATAATTTGTTTCGTTTCTTATATCATTATCAGATTTATCCCCGGCTATAATAATGGCCTTGGTATTCAGAAGATAAGATTCTTCAGGGGGAACATAAGATACTGCACCTGAAAGTTGGTGATATGAATCACCATTAAAAACCCTGATGGAATAATGTCCGGGGATATCCTGAGCCGGTATTGTAAAAGAGATTTCAGATTTGTTTTCAAGATTTAATGATTTTATTTCAATGGGAACAGGCACAATGGTCAGTCCGTTTTTAGTATCCGCAACATAGGCTTTGTTGTCTGATACAAAAACATCATAGGCAAATCCCTGTGTTCCCAAAGAACCTATATTTACAGGCTTTAAAGGATTACTTACATCTATGACCTGAATTCCGCCTCCGTAATCAGCAACATAAACAGTATTATCAGCAAGATCAATGCCGTATGCAATGTCAGGGGTATCAATTGAGCTGATAACAGCAGGATAATAAGGATTTCGTACATCAATTATCTGTAAACCGCTTCTAATGCTGCCTGTATATGCTGTATTCTCATTAACAACAAGACCTGTTGGCCCGTCAGGAGTATGTACAAATCCTATGAATTCAGGGCGATAAGGATCGCTTACATCGAATATTTGCAGTGACTTTCCGTTCATCTCAGTCAGATAAACCATATTTCCATTTACATCTGTATTAAAAGCCGCACTGACTTTTCCTGTTCCCATAATTTGCGGTGCTGAAGGATCACTTACATCAATGACTTGCAGGCCCATAAGCCAGTCTGAAACATAAGCTTTGTCTCCTGACAATGAAATATTTTCTGCGTAGCCAGGAGTTTCAACAGCACCGATAACTGCCGGTGCATAAGGATCGCTGACATCAATAATCTTGAGTCCCCCGTTTAATGCCGCAACATAGATTGTAGTGCCAGATACCAACAGCCCGTTTCCAACCTGCATACCATCAGGATTATCAGAAGCAACCTGTACAGAACTGATAATATGAGGATTAAAAGGATCACTTACATCAATTATCTTTAAATCGTTTGAATTTAATACATAGGCAGTATTTCCAACAACCTGTACTCCCCTGGCATTACCATCAGTACTTATATTGCTGATTATATTGGGAAGAGAAGGATTTTTTATATTGATAATTTTGATTCCCAAGCCGTCTGTCACGCAGACCGTATCTCCTGATATTGCAACATTCATGGCATATTCAGATATGTTTACAAAACCAATGAGCCTGGGTTGAGACGGATTACTTATGTCTGCTATCTGTAACCCATTGGTTCTGCTTGCCACATAAACATTGTCGCCGTTCACTGCCAGACCTTCTGCTGCCGGTAATTTCAAGGTACCGAGTATTTCCGGATTTAAAGGATCGGAAATGTCAACAGTCAGCAGGTTTCCAAATTTACCATCTGCAACACAGGCAATATCTCCAATAATTTTTATATCCTCAGCAAAATCAGGCGTGTCAATAGAAGCAATAATAAAAGGATTTAAAGGATTACTTATATCTATAACTTGTAATCCGCTCTCATTGTCTGCCATATATGCGATATTGTCTTTTAATGCCACTTTACTCGCATCACCAGGCGTATCAACTGAAGTAATAATAAAAGGATTATATGGATTGTTTACATCTATAAGCTGTAATCCGCTCTCACCGTCTGCAATATATGCAATATCATCTGCAATTGTTATTCCATATGCCCATCCGGGTGTGTCAATATAGCCAATTTGCTTGCAATCACCAGGATCGCCAATATCAATAATCTGCAACCCGCCTTGTCCCAAGGTGACATATGCCAGATCCCCTGATGTTGTTATATCACGGGCATTGTCAAATGTTTTAGCAGAACCGACTATTACAGGCATTGATGGATTGCTGAAATCAATGATCTGCAATCCTCCACTTGAATCAGCAACATAAGCTTTGGTTCCCTGCACATGAATTCCTATGGCATATCCGGGCGTGGTAACACTGCCCATAATAGATTTTTGATTCACACTGTCCAGGCACAAAGATACCCTGGTATTATTATCAAATCCTGATCCTTTTAACGTAATCTCCAGGTCTTGACCAGCCTGGGCAAGGGTTGTGGAAACAGATTGTATTTCCAGTTCATTGGGAGATTTGGAAATATTTATTCCTGCTAATGATTCAACACTTTCATTCCGATCAAATACTCTGAAACCATATTTTCCAGCTGTTTGAGGCCCCTTTAAGTTGAAAGATATTTCTGTGGGGCTGTTCACAATTACTGGAAAAATTTCAACTGGCAGTGGTGTTGCTATTAAACTGTTTTTATCTGCAACATACGCCAGGTTGTTTACTATTTCCAATTCATACGCATAACCTGGAGTATTTACAAATCCTGTTATAATGGGATTGTAGGGAGCGCTTATATCAAGTGCTGCAAAACCTTTTCCACCGATTGCCACATACGCCATACTATTGCCTGCAAGTTTTACATAATGTGCAGGAGATAATTTATCAAGTGAGGTAATAATAACAGGTGAGGTCGGATTACTGACATCAATAACCTGAAGACCTGATTCTGCATCAGCCACATAAGCAATATTTCCTGAAACAGCAACATCATAAGCATGTCCATAGGTATCAATATTGCCGATTATTATAGGATTTGTAGGGGAACTAATATCAATAATCTGCAAGCCTTTATCATTATCAGCTACATAAGCAGTATTTCCAGCCACAGCCACCCTGAATGCCAGTCCCGGAGTTTCAACACTGCCAATCAAAACAGGATTTGAAGAATCACTAATGTCAATAATCAGCAACCCGCTCTCAATATCAGCAGCATAGATTTTATCACCTGATACTGCCATCCCCATTATACTGCCCGGAGTTTCCATATATCCGGTTATTACAGATTCTGAGGGATTACTTGCATTTATTATGCTGAGACCTTCATAATCTGCCGAGTAAATCGTATTGTTAACAGCTGTTATTTCATTTGGTCCGTAATCTAATGTTACGGTTCCCATTAGTTTTGGATTAAAAGGATCGTTTATATCGGTTATTTGTATTCCATTAACATTATCGCCGTCAAAACCAGCATAGAGTCTGTTTTCGACTGCTGCAACATTTTGTGTTTTTCCAGGTATGTAAATATTTGTTACCCCTTTGTTTTTCCCAGGGGTACTCACATCTATGATCTGTAATCCGCTGGTTCCATATGCTGCATAGGCAGTTTCATCAACAACCTTAATCCCATAAGCCCATCCTGGTGCTTCAACTGTTCCGGTAATAGTATAGCAGCTTGTAGAACTGGAATCCACGTCAACAATATGCAGGCCCGAATAATCTGCAACAAATGCCCTGTTTCCGGCAATACTCACATCACCGGCATATATGGGTGTCATGACAAATGCGTCTAAGGGCGTACTTTTAGTAGCGCCAATATGAGGACGAAAATTGAATGACAATTTATCAATAACAGCCAGACCCGCAGGCCAGTCAAAGTTTCCCGTAGTTCCGCAGGTTATATATGCGTTATTATCATCAATATTTATACTTCTCGCTTCAATTGGCATATCAAAAGTGCCGATCCACTCAGGATATCCGTTTTTCAAATCAAAAACTTCTACACCGCCGCCATATCCACCTGCCTTGCCATTCCCCCCAAAACCTGCTGCCACATAAACTCTGTCGTCAGTAACAGAGACATCATAAGCATAACCGTCAACATACACAGATTGAACTCGGACAGGACTGCAAGGTTCACTTACATCAAAAACCTGCAAATCACCCTCTCTTGCTGCAACATAAGCCAGATTATCCTTAATAAAAACATTGTATGCCTGACCTTCTGATAGTTCACCATAACCGCACAATATTGGTGTTTCAGGATTGCTTACATCAATAACCTGCAACCAGCTCTCTCCATCTGCCACATATGCATAATTACTAACCACTGTAACCCCTCTTGCAGTGCCGGGCGTATCCGCAGTTCCAAGCAAAACAGGTGAAGTTTTATTGCTCACATCAATAATCTGCAATCCGCTTTCGCTGTCTGCCACATAAGCAAGGTTTTCAACAACTTCAATTCCTTTTGCATGTCCCGGTGTATCAAAGGAGCCAATGACTTTGTCCTTATTCCCCACATTTAGAAACATGGATACTCTTGTATTTTCATCAAATCCGCTTCCTTTCAAAGTTATGTTTAAATCCTGGCCAGTGTAGCCGGATGTTGGGGAAATGGTTTCCAAACTCAGCTCTCCATATGAATAGGAATTTTGAGAAAATATAAAACAGATAGAAAATATCAGGGGAACAAAATAATAATCTCTTATAATTTTTTTCATTTTTAACCCTTATTTATATTTTTTTAATATTTTTTTGAACTTTAAAATTAGATAGTTAGATAATTAAACCTCCAAATTCTTTGCTTTTCTGCCCAGCCCTGTCTGTCTGATTTGTTATGGGTTAGCCATCTTTATTTTATGTCAGTTTTTTTTCTTGTTCAACCTTTTAATTCTGGGGTTGGTTCTTGAAGTTTCATTTTTGAACTTGATTTAAGCTTTGCTTGTTCAAGTTCATCATAAGCTTATGAAAGGAGGTTTTTGGCTCTTATAGCTCCGGTCAAATGAATTGATACTAAAATATCGTAAAATTTCAACATAAATATTTGATATTATTATATCTGAACTCTAAAAACGAGTATCAATTCATTTGACCGGAGCTATAGTTACCTGTTTATCGTTTAATTTTTCTTTTTACCTGACTTATT from the Desulfonema limicola genome contains:
- a CDS encoding dynamin family protein, translating into MIGKQYKAHKDNVIDLFNKYKTKRGDLDDGIDIKFLENRIDSLRKGKFTLAVAGEVKAGKSTFINALLGAEILPSDVLQASSAIVEVSKSETSFLKVKYADGKNELIDSDLETTGIDKINERLHEICKIHDEYRQIPTTLIDDYIIACDGVLTINEDFVKYLEQKTGEHLQDKHSVIEKYILEKTKDKIPVEIEFGYPLKWDFDELRIVDSPGVNAIGGVQDVSFRFFEEANAILFVHPIKPIESESFRRFVDSVITNRSKETLFLILTHAGLYSNDDVERLHVEAKRLYKNVIPESRILVVDSLLQLIIKDFENGKTQDEIEKASEQKEDILPKFEKKAKKEGTDLVSQLKKHSRFELMFAAIDEFSMKAPNLQLQEILEKIKAGYEDQENQYTEKAERLEKKKRNPQEFEEEINRINEALEKYKLLTKQTKEDLKSNYSGRHSTWQKVIDELKVKYPELITESNNIDSARKHTVDAQNALNDKVNDFSKELTQRLGEALEEAGKAFKKEHQISIPIVDIEALEEKARKSAYKEEDTYEWRKHSIWKFWKWFNRDYKVKTGTRKVFDDKKFLGEYKTKFNEKFYKIVNDLPNISKEVLDIYLNLFSKEIDSAIGDRQKALEKEKEKKQSNEEIISEIKELGRKKKDIQSEKSLCIEVLEDIK
- a CDS encoding ParM/StbA family protein — its product is MKKIIAGMDIGFGQAKVCLKNGDESIKTICFPRIFAEAGRDNRGLNNHSVYGIEGERFYVGEEALAYQDSFIRRDFRDYVKDKTYWLCIGKALIDTGIFNGNDNIRIKRLILGLAPGHFYPENISHMKKTALSGIEFSYNNKICRFSAKEVKILPQGSGAFFSETLTDKGLIQEKNGYKKLHGILDVGYRTTDFVLFEKGQFIGEKEELSEDTGMRTVLEKLQSHIRQKYDKEELEFLEPGLRGQPFEFRGKEYDLSDQVEKLVSDHIYKRIEPEVLKRWEGRINRMKKILICGGGSYYFKNAGNFLKLHKDQIVILPQPELSNAKGFFRFGLMLEKSDSLKQQKI